In Deinococcus proteolyticus MRP, a single genomic region encodes these proteins:
- a CDS encoding type I restriction-modification system subunit M, with protein MTNSTDLSALEKRLWDAADQMRANSKLKSHEYSTPVLGLVFLSYADYRFQNKAEEIGLDADPDDFMAEGVLYVPEKARYSELLKLPEGANIGAAINEAMNAIEAQNPDLTGALPKMYNRLDNSLLAGMLKSFTFSDLTAGLQGDAFGRVFEYFLGEFARNEGSKGGEFYTPQSLVKLMVEIMEPFHGKIYDPACGSGGMFVQSARFVEQHQRSAADDLSVYGQEKTSETARLARMNLAIHGLSGDIKQGNTFYEDLHASPGKFDFAMANPPFNVKGVDKERISNDQKRLPYGTPSTDNANYLWLQYIASSLNSGGRAGVVMANSASDARGSEQLIRQRMIEDGVVDVMVATSSNLFYTVTLPATLWFMDKGKKGTPREDTVLFIDARNTYQQVTRAIRELRDDQVELLANIVNLYRGEADKLDDKHGTAAKMTELFPDGQYRDIAGLCKVATRAEIAAQGWSLNPGRYVGVEARAADDFDFGVRLSELNEELETLTAEAHELEARIGENVRALLERQEGGPA; from the coding sequence ATGACTAACTCAACTGACCTCTCCGCGCTGGAAAAGCGCCTGTGGGACGCCGCTGACCAGATGCGGGCCAACAGCAAACTCAAAAGCCACGAGTACAGCACACCCGTCCTTGGTCTGGTGTTCCTCTCGTACGCTGACTACCGTTTCCAGAACAAAGCTGAGGAAATCGGGCTGGATGCCGACCCCGACGACTTCATGGCTGAGGGCGTGCTGTACGTGCCTGAGAAGGCCCGCTACTCGGAGCTGCTAAAGCTGCCCGAAGGCGCGAACATCGGCGCGGCCATCAACGAGGCCATGAACGCCATAGAAGCCCAGAACCCCGACCTGACGGGCGCACTCCCCAAGATGTACAACCGTCTGGACAACAGCCTGCTGGCGGGGATGCTCAAGTCGTTTACCTTCTCCGACCTGACCGCCGGGTTGCAAGGGGACGCTTTCGGGCGGGTCTTTGAATACTTCCTGGGCGAGTTCGCACGCAATGAAGGTAGCAAGGGCGGCGAGTTCTACACGCCCCAGAGCCTCGTCAAGCTGATGGTGGAGATCATGGAGCCTTTTCACGGCAAGATTTATGACCCCGCCTGTGGGTCGGGCGGCATGTTCGTGCAGTCGGCCCGCTTTGTAGAACAGCACCAGCGCAGCGCCGCCGACGACCTCAGCGTGTACGGCCAGGAAAAGACCAGCGAAACCGCACGGCTGGCCCGCATGAACCTCGCCATTCACGGGCTGAGCGGCGACATCAAGCAGGGGAACACCTTCTACGAAGACCTGCACGCTAGCCCCGGCAAGTTCGACTTTGCGATGGCGAACCCGCCGTTCAACGTCAAGGGCGTGGACAAGGAGCGTATCTCCAACGACCAGAAGCGCCTGCCCTACGGCACACCCAGTACCGACAATGCCAACTACCTGTGGCTGCAATACATCGCCAGCAGCCTGAACAGTGGGGGCCGCGCCGGGGTGGTCATGGCGAACAGTGCCAGCGACGCACGCGGCAGCGAACAACTCATTCGCCAGCGGATGATTGAGGACGGAGTGGTAGACGTGATGGTCGCCACCAGTTCCAACCTCTTCTACACCGTGACCCTGCCCGCCACGCTGTGGTTCATGGACAAGGGCAAGAAAGGTACGCCCCGCGAGGACACCGTGCTGTTCATTGACGCCCGCAACACCTACCAGCAGGTGACCCGCGCCATCCGCGAGCTGCGCGACGACCAGGTGGAACTGCTCGCCAACATCGTGAACCTGTACCGGGGCGAGGCCGACAAGCTGGACGACAAGCACGGCACCGCCGCGAAGATGACCGAACTGTTCCCAGACGGCCAGTACCGCGACATTGCGGGCCTGTGCAAAGTCGCTACCCGCGCCGAAATTGCCGCGCAGGGCTGGAGCCTGAACCCTGGGCGCTACGTGGGCGTGGAAGCCCGCGCTGCTGATGACTTCGACTTTGGTGTGCGCCTGAGCGAACTGAACGAAGAACTGGAAACCCTGACCGCCGAAGCTCACGAACTGGAAGCGAGGATTGGCGAGAACGTGCGGGCCTTGCTGGAACGGCAGGAGGGTGGGCCAGCGTGA
- a CDS encoding CGNR zinc finger domain-containing protein, with protein MNSDANSAGLFASWSMKGKVDIDLGGQVIIFSQPEATMDLFARPGGSEGHYRRRVEALLSLHAGSTADEWQAVAQELGPLFTVHPLHALFSQPELRESMDLWLKAGQDLRLMWSRIEKLTTASPDAWTQAEREEIGLQGLETAGADLDALSEDARRKLAEAYTPQEWASEAGEVVDGIGQQLNSWFRATPSRVVPLVNPETLQVELVVEQGIQALALMSVLLIRNDRSAFPRQCGRTGCTRITFMKGRRRFCSKACQEAAKSQRYRSRRAAQGE; from the coding sequence ATGAACAGTGACGCCAATTCTGCCGGGCTGTTTGCCAGTTGGTCTATGAAGGGGAAAGTGGACATAGACCTCGGGGGCCAGGTCATCATCTTTTCTCAGCCGGAGGCTACGATGGACTTGTTCGCACGCCCTGGCGGCAGCGAGGGCCATTACCGACGCCGAGTGGAGGCGCTGCTCTCGTTACATGCCGGGTCAACTGCGGATGAGTGGCAAGCAGTCGCGCAGGAGCTGGGGCCACTCTTCACCGTTCACCCCTTACACGCGCTCTTCAGTCAACCTGAACTGCGGGAATCTATGGACCTATGGCTTAAGGCGGGACAGGACCTCCGCCTGATGTGGAGCCGTATTGAAAAGCTGACAACGGCTTCGCCTGATGCATGGACCCAGGCAGAGCGGGAGGAGATAGGTTTGCAGGGGCTGGAAACTGCAGGTGCTGACCTTGATGCACTTTCAGAGGATGCGCGCCGCAAGCTGGCCGAAGCGTATACGCCCCAGGAGTGGGCATCCGAAGCAGGAGAAGTGGTGGATGGCATCGGGCAGCAGCTCAATAGCTGGTTCCGCGCTACGCCAAGCCGGGTCGTACCGCTGGTCAACCCTGAGACGCTGCAAGTGGAATTGGTCGTTGAACAGGGCATACAGGCCCTCGCCCTGATGTCCGTGCTGCTGATCCGCAATGACCGGTCAGCCTTTCCGAGGCAGTGTGGGCGTACAGGCTGCACCCGTATCACGTTCATGAAAGGGCGTAGGCGGTTTTGCTCAAAGGCGTGCCAGGAGGCGGCCAAGTCGCAGCGTTACCGTTCTCGCCGGGCGGCCCAAGGCGAGTGA
- a CDS encoding helix-turn-helix domain-containing protein → MTNQHELSPSDTTLPHLTEAQSGKQDQRRTRRPEEVSRILGIGRNTVYELIRTGQLRSISVGRKILIPLTAIDDFLAGDTN, encoded by the coding sequence ATGACCAACCAGCACGAGCTGTCCCCCTCCGACACGACACTTCCACACCTCACCGAGGCACAGAGTGGCAAGCAGGACCAGCGCCGCACCCGCCGCCCTGAGGAAGTCAGCCGCATTCTCGGTATCGGGCGCAACACGGTGTACGAGCTGATTCGCACCGGCCAGCTGCGCAGCATCAGCGTGGGCCGCAAGATTCTGATTCCCCTCACGGCCATAGATGACTTCCTGGCCGGAGACACCAACTGA
- a CDS encoding HD domain-containing protein, producing the protein MFPLSDRFTDALNLAVHWHRGQFRKVGPGETERVPYLSHLLGVASVALEFGATEDEAIAALLHDALEDGPDNTGRDADDLRREILERFGPAVTAIVDDATDAAPKAGEEKAPWPERKRAYLAKLPSKPASSLLVSASDKLHNSRNILVDVLARPEAEREAYFDRFKQGQEGTLQYYRLLADTYSAIGEEALGPRPELRELFRELDRTVQALEAACGTEAGAVRQHEVLRV; encoded by the coding sequence ATGTTCCCCCTATCTGACCGCTTCACCGACGCCCTGAATCTGGCTGTGCATTGGCACCGAGGCCAGTTCCGCAAGGTTGGCCCGGGTGAAACCGAACGAGTCCCCTACCTCTCGCACCTGCTGGGCGTCGCATCTGTGGCGCTAGAGTTTGGCGCGACCGAAGACGAGGCGATTGCAGCCCTCCTTCATGACGCGCTGGAAGATGGCCCGGACAATACAGGCCGGGACGCGGACGACCTACGCCGCGAGATTCTGGAGCGCTTTGGCCCGGCTGTGACAGCGATAGTAGACGACGCCACCGACGCGGCGCCAAAAGCAGGCGAGGAAAAAGCGCCCTGGCCGGAGCGCAAGCGGGCTTATCTGGCGAAGCTGCCGTCCAAGCCAGCTTCCTCTTTGCTGGTCAGTGCCTCGGACAAGTTGCATAACTCCCGAAACATTCTGGTGGATGTCCTGGCCAGGCCAGAAGCCGAGCGCGAGGCTTACTTTGACCGCTTCAAGCAGGGGCAGGAGGGCACACTGCAGTACTACCGCCTGCTGGCCGACACCTATTCCGCCATCGGGGAGGAGGCGCTCGGCCCGCGCCCCGAGCTGCGTGAGCTGTTCCGTGAGCTGGACCGGACCGTGCAGGCACTGGAAGCAGCCTGCGGTACAGAAGCCGGGGCGGTACGGCAGCACGAGGTGCTGAGGGTATAA
- a CDS encoding M48 family metallopeptidase, translating to MPKGSEGQRTAKYGTARIPYTLKRRARRTLSIEVRPDGSVLAVAPLEAPEDAVELKVVKRGAWILRQQRELAKLPPPLPERRYISGESWRYLGRQHRLRLLTGEQEGVKVVRGELLVTVGTSGRAEQVVERWLRSRAAAVISERMEFCLEHAAHFGISHSGEFSLRRMRTQWGSCTRSGRLTFNPKLVQAPKECVDYVLLHELCHLTEFNHSAAYYQLLGRVLPDWKRRRERLNRLVELPQ from the coding sequence ATGCCTAAAGGAAGCGAGGGACAAAGAACGGCGAAGTACGGCACGGCCCGGATTCCTTACACCCTGAAGCGCCGTGCCCGCCGGACCCTGAGCATTGAGGTGCGGCCGGACGGCAGCGTGCTGGCGGTCGCGCCACTGGAGGCGCCGGAGGATGCGGTAGAGCTGAAGGTGGTGAAACGGGGAGCCTGGATTCTCCGGCAACAGCGTGAGCTGGCAAAACTACCGCCCCCTTTGCCGGAACGCCGGTACATCAGCGGTGAGTCCTGGCGCTATCTGGGCCGGCAGCACCGCCTCCGTCTGCTGACCGGTGAACAGGAGGGAGTCAAGGTGGTTCGCGGTGAGCTGCTGGTCACGGTGGGCACTTCCGGCCGAGCTGAGCAGGTCGTCGAGCGCTGGCTTCGGTCACGTGCCGCAGCAGTGATTTCCGAGCGGATGGAGTTCTGCTTAGAGCACGCGGCACACTTCGGAATCAGCCATTCGGGCGAGTTTAGTCTGCGCAGGATGCGGACGCAGTGGGGGAGCTGCACCCGGTCGGGCCGGCTGACGTTCAATCCCAAGCTGGTGCAGGCTCCCAAAGAATGCGTTGATTACGTCCTGCTGCATGAGCTGTGCCACCTCACGGAGTTCAACCACTCCGCAGCCTATTACCAGCTGCTGGGACGTGTGCTGCCAGATTGGAAGCGGCGGCGCGAACGGCTCAACAGGTTGGTTGAATTGCCGCAGTAA